In Denticeps clupeoides chromosome 1, fDenClu1.1, whole genome shotgun sequence, a single window of DNA contains:
- the LOC114772215 gene encoding uncharacterized protein LOC114772215 has product MPPPFFLLLAGMTECRSSSQKRRGSPARGRQGRDTTPVLVERFLPEEPWYAAPRDDVTPGRIRETRKRQHRRVRGRSKDDGIGSSEKVRGAAHAEKAPAWGAWNGRQRLLDRLPAQCRERSWPLCQQGRAARGCMVPEGTSLGCRMWLPDALGQPPCAVQGRTQDMSEGTCRDRIRTYPDGSALIIVCSSEGPDPACGTMPGSQPEGPEPPRLTTPGIQFMPNSQTVEKVRRTQGSSRMICPDNLPYISQLPMAHHPVTVTHCHNRHWKS; this is encoded by the exons ATGCCtccaccattttttttactg ctcgcggGCATGACAGAATGTCGGAGCTCctcccaaaagcgcagaggcagCCCGGcgcgcggacgccaggggagagacacgacacccgttctggtggagcgctTTCTCCCTGAGGAGCcatggtacgcggcgccgcgtgatgacgtcacccccgggagaatccgcgaaacccggaagcggcaaCATCGGCGGGTGAGAGGGCGGAGCAAAGATGATGGCATCGGCAGCAGTGAGaaagtgagaggggctgcacatgccgagaaggcaccagcctggggtgcctggaacggtcgccAGAGGCtcctggaccgcctccctgcacagtgcagggagagaagctggccactctgccagcagggacgtgcagcgagaggctgcatggtcccagaaggcactaGCCTAGGGTGCCGTATGTGGTTGCCGGATGCTCTGGGACAACCTCCCTGCGCAGTGCAGGGAAGGACACAAGAcatgtcagaggggacgtgcagaGACAGGATCCgcacatacccagatggatcagccctgattattgtgtgcagttCAGAGGGTCCGGATCCggcatgcgggaccatgccggggagccagcctgagggaccggagccgccacgcctgaccacgccaggGATCCA GTTCATGCCGAACAGCCAGACGGTGGAGAAGGTCAGACGCACCCAGGGATCCTCCAGAATGATCTGCCCAGATAATCTTCCCTACATCAGCCAGCTACCCATGGCCCACCACCCAGTGACAGTCACACACTGCCACAACCGCCACTGGAAATCCTGA